In one Lujinxingia sediminis genomic region, the following are encoded:
- a CDS encoding surface carbohydrate biosynthesis protein has protein sequence MSAPIPVLFPVETINRELDFRLAMAVQAARAHNRIYIGQHETLMRLCRLLDHGVYFGKNAIRPHFPDRLDDYNLLKSRNFRFIHLDTEGAVYPGTEERWREVLHSRIDPRHLAADDFLLTWGDFQRDTYRARAPHLAEHIQTTGHPGFDLYLPRWRPYFEADTARQRHRYGDFILINTNLARTNNRMGRDFVFSAYNGFDPENSASRRRTIESWARQTEQLSRFVRLVHELSLRFRHQPIVLRPHPSEDPALYERIFAGLPHVHVLHEGSVAPWLLAARCVIHDGCTTGLEAHLAGRPVINFNPGELAGTEPLFLPNLFGQRCANIDEVLDAVASLTRRPPEPRKAAVHPALHRDASPVAAPDDPRALALLHNFRAEAMPLTLEILHNAQRGLHPDRPPSDALILAEELASRAVEATKSLARPLSPRHRVANAYARGKFPGFEPRDIARRLARIQALVGRSVTHRVFSPGLIILETR, from the coding sequence ATGAGCGCGCCCATTCCTGTTCTTTTTCCGGTCGAGACCATCAACCGCGAGCTCGACTTTCGCCTGGCGATGGCGGTGCAGGCCGCCCGCGCCCATAACCGCATCTACATCGGCCAGCACGAGACCCTGATGCGCCTGTGCCGCCTGCTCGACCACGGCGTCTATTTTGGCAAAAACGCCATCCGCCCCCATTTCCCCGACCGGCTTGACGACTATAACCTTTTGAAATCACGAAACTTTCGCTTCATCCACCTCGACACCGAGGGGGCGGTCTACCCGGGCACCGAAGAGCGCTGGCGGGAGGTCCTGCACAGCCGCATCGATCCGCGCCACCTGGCCGCCGACGACTTTCTTTTGACCTGGGGCGACTTCCAGCGCGACACCTACCGCGCACGCGCTCCCCACCTGGCCGAGCATATCCAGACCACCGGTCATCCCGGCTTTGACCTCTACCTGCCGCGCTGGCGCCCCTATTTTGAGGCCGACACCGCACGCCAGCGCCACCGCTACGGCGACTTCATCCTGATCAACACCAACCTGGCGCGCACCAACAACCGCATGGGCCGCGACTTCGTATTTAGCGCCTACAACGGCTTTGATCCCGAAAACTCGGCCAGCCGCCGGCGCACCATCGAGAGCTGGGCGCGCCAGACCGAGCAGCTCAGCCGTTTTGTGCGCCTGGTTCACGAGCTCAGCCTTCGTTTTCGCCACCAGCCCATCGTGCTGCGTCCCCACCCCTCCGAAGATCCGGCGCTCTACGAGCGCATCTTCGCCGGGCTGCCCCATGTACATGTGCTCCACGAAGGTTCGGTGGCCCCCTGGCTGCTGGCCGCTCGCTGCGTGATCCACGACGGCTGCACCACCGGCCTGGAAGCCCACCTGGCCGGTCGCCCCGTCATCAACTTCAACCCCGGAGAGCTCGCCGGCACCGAGCCCCTCTTCTTGCCCAACCTCTTCGGACAGCGCTGCGCCAACATCGACGAGGTCCTCGACGCGGTCGCCTCGCTGACTCGCCGCCCTCCCGAGCCTCGCAAGGCCGCCGTTCACCCCGCCTTGCACCGTGACGCATCGCCGGTTGCCGCGCCCGACGATCCCCGCGCGCTGGCGCTTTTGCATAACTTCCGCGCCGAGGCGATGCCCCTCACTTTGGAGATCCTCCACAACGCCCAGCGGGGCCTGCACCCGGACCGCCCGCCCTCCGACGCGCTGATCCTGGCCGAAGAGCTCGCCAGCCGCGCCGTCGAAGCCACCAAATCGCTGGCCCGCCCCCTCTCACCTCGCCACCGCGTGGCCAACGCGTACGCCCGCGGCAAGTTCCCCGGCTTCGAGCCCCGAGACATCGCGCGCCGACTGGCCCGCATTCAGGCTCTGGTCGGTCGCTCCGTCACCCACCGCGTATTCAGCCCGGGCCTCATCATCCTGGAAACCCGCTGA
- a CDS encoding ABC transporter ATP-binding protein: protein MPLLRQIWSLFDPRQRRELLGLFALMLIGAGFEALGVGIVMPFISLINDPSAAYDIPLAAELLNTLGVSTANGVVMAAGLALLVTFSLKNLVLGLMYHLKFRFVFDNQVRLSRRLFGAYLYSPYAFHLHRNSAQLLRNVNEEVRLSFVHVVIPLLTLAVELMVVGVIALLLAAVEPFIAPVAMLSFGLVSYGFYRGVRQKSAVLGKAQQHHAGQMIQWVNQGLGGVKEAQLLGVQDFFLDTYTEHSTRYARAMRFHSFIKEIPRHVIETMGLGGMILVVLLLIARGQPLTQILPVLGLFAMAAVRMMPSLTRIIAALTSIRHFRPSVEVIAADLEALRSGELAESVRRSESHTPSTTHAQDVDFTDIPNKNTVEQSPLKLAAAGDAETHRRALADARQHPRPLEHELRLHHVSYTYPESATPSLHELDLRIERGQSVAFVGPSGAGKTTCVDLILGLLPPDLGQILVDGQNIHAELASWQASLGYIAQPVYLMDDTIRRNIAFGLPDDTVNDEEVWRALEDARLASTIAALPRGLDTEIGEGGVRLSGGQRQRLGIARALYRRPDLLVLDEATSALDNTTEREITRAIERLSGRITLIIIAHRLSTVRHCDRLFVLDQGRLIDQGTYDELAARCPTFQQMVQAAEMPPSSLPGARQLRLK from the coding sequence ATGCCACTGCTTCGACAGATCTGGTCGCTCTTCGACCCTCGTCAACGCCGAGAGCTCCTCGGCCTCTTTGCGCTCATGCTCATCGGTGCCGGCTTTGAGGCCCTGGGCGTGGGCATCGTCATGCCCTTTATCTCGCTGATCAACGACCCGAGCGCTGCCTATGACATTCCGCTGGCCGCCGAGCTGCTCAACACCCTGGGCGTCAGCACCGCCAACGGCGTGGTCATGGCCGCAGGCCTGGCCCTTTTAGTGACCTTTTCCCTCAAAAACCTCGTCCTGGGTCTGATGTACCACCTCAAATTTCGCTTCGTCTTCGACAACCAGGTCCGCCTCTCTCGCCGTCTCTTTGGCGCCTACCTCTACAGCCCCTACGCCTTCCACTTGCATCGCAACAGCGCCCAGCTTCTGCGCAACGTCAATGAAGAGGTCCGCTTAAGCTTTGTGCACGTGGTCATCCCCCTGCTCACCCTGGCCGTGGAGCTGATGGTCGTCGGCGTCATCGCGCTGCTGCTGGCCGCCGTCGAGCCCTTCATTGCCCCGGTGGCCATGCTCAGCTTTGGCCTGGTGAGCTACGGCTTCTACCGCGGGGTGCGCCAGAAGTCGGCGGTGCTCGGCAAAGCCCAGCAGCACCACGCCGGGCAGATGATCCAGTGGGTCAACCAGGGCCTGGGCGGCGTCAAAGAAGCCCAGCTTTTGGGCGTGCAGGACTTCTTCCTGGACACCTACACCGAGCACAGCACCCGCTACGCCCGCGCGATGCGCTTTCACTCCTTCATCAAAGAGATTCCCCGCCACGTCATCGAGACCATGGGCCTGGGGGGCATGATCCTGGTGGTGCTCCTGCTCATCGCTCGCGGTCAGCCGCTGACCCAGATTCTGCCGGTGCTGGGCCTCTTCGCCATGGCCGCCGTGCGCATGATGCCCTCCTTGACCCGCATCATCGCCGCGCTGACCAGCATCCGTCACTTCCGCCCCAGCGTGGAGGTGATCGCCGCCGACCTCGAAGCCCTTCGCAGCGGCGAGTTGGCCGAGAGCGTGCGCCGCTCCGAATCTCACACCCCCTCGACAACCCATGCGCAAGATGTTGATTTCACGGACATTCCCAACAAAAACACCGTCGAGCAAAGCCCGCTAAAACTCGCCGCAGCCGGCGACGCCGAGACCCACCGCCGGGCGCTGGCCGACGCTCGCCAGCACCCGCGTCCCCTGGAGCACGAGCTTCGTCTGCACCACGTCAGCTACACCTACCCCGAAAGCGCCACTCCCTCGCTCCACGAGCTCGACCTGCGCATTGAGCGCGGCCAGTCCGTGGCCTTTGTCGGCCCCTCCGGCGCCGGCAAGACCACCTGCGTGGACCTGATCCTGGGGCTGCTGCCCCCGGATCTGGGCCAGATCCTCGTCGACGGCCAGAACATCCACGCCGAGCTCGCCAGCTGGCAGGCCAGCCTTGGCTACATCGCCCAGCCCGTCTACCTGATGGATGACACCATCCGCCGCAACATCGCCTTCGGCCTGCCCGACGACACCGTCAACGACGAGGAGGTCTGGCGCGCCCTTGAAGACGCGCGCCTGGCCAGCACCATCGCCGCGCTTCCCCGGGGCCTGGACACCGAGATCGGCGAAGGCGGGGTGCGACTCTCCGGAGGCCAACGCCAACGCTTAGGCATCGCCCGCGCCCTCTACCGCCGCCCCGACCTCCTGGTGCTCGATGAGGCCACCAGCGCCCTGGATAACACCACCGAGCGCGAGATCACCCGCGCCATTGAGCGCCTCTCCGGGCGCATCACATTGATCATCATCGCCCACCGCCTGAGCACCGTTCGCCACTGCGATCGCCTCTTTGTTCTCGATCAGGGCCGGCTCATCGACCAGGGCACCTACGACGAGCTGGCAGCCCGCTGCCCCACCTTCCAGCAGATGGTTCAGGCCGCCGAGATGCCGCCCTCCAGCCTGCCCGGAGCACGCCAGCTGAGGTTAAAATGA
- a CDS encoding glycosyltransferase: MSQRSHIVYVSSDGMLEPLGTSQVLRYVRALAGRGGMRFTVVSLEKGADRAERDGEREEELARLLAAEGIGWERGDYEAGGGPAAAARNVARLRGLVREVCARGPIDLVHARSYVAAAVARSLGLTYLFDIRGYWVDERLEQGRWFDGALRLKLARIWERDLYQKSAAVVSLTVQAAEEIKRGRFGPWPEDREVEVIPTCVDYGEFGLGGPGDAGVVPAPVRERLRGALVVGMVGAISQAYCVEASVRLFEQVLARRPEAHLLCLTRQAPALLAILEKARLDPSRYTITSARHDEMASWLSLMDWGLLLRKEEPSHRAAMPTKLAEFFASGVRPVQWGCNREVRRWVERAQSGVVLEDLSEAELRRAADVIAASERCMHTALKARWMTQAHFDLNEGVRRYARLYERLVGEREQLRVLFLTEGKTVPASRYRVEQLIPHLEARGIRCEVRAAYGEGYNRLGDGGAARVIKLAQSLKRVPWALSAAEYDVVFLQRLALPFSGAPEALAAARNPRAIFDVDDAIFRGPDGGEDPRGARAFEQACRSVAHVICGNEYIGAHVPAGVPTSVIPTVVDTQRFRPPAHRPRGPVVVGWMGTRSNFKSLELAAPLLKRLVEEREDVVVRLISNGEFLPLKGVERVEQRPWSAQREVAELQGFDVGIMPLPENAVTRGKCGFKLLLYMACGVPVVASAVGANRTILEGSRAGVLAETMRDFETGLRELIDSSQLRVRMGRRGRRRVEEQYSVEAVIERYVAIFQEVAGLEVSSEAAGAWLRAAGG, from the coding sequence GTGAGTCAACGCAGCCATATTGTGTATGTAAGCAGCGACGGGATGTTGGAGCCTCTGGGGACCTCTCAGGTGTTGCGCTATGTACGGGCGCTGGCCGGGCGCGGGGGGATGCGCTTTACGGTGGTGAGTCTGGAGAAGGGGGCCGACCGGGCGGAGCGTGACGGGGAGCGCGAGGAGGAGCTGGCGCGACTGCTGGCTGCCGAGGGCATTGGCTGGGAGCGGGGCGATTATGAAGCCGGTGGCGGACCGGCGGCGGCAGCCCGCAATGTGGCGCGGCTGCGGGGGTTGGTGCGCGAGGTCTGTGCGCGGGGCCCCATCGATCTGGTGCACGCCCGGAGTTACGTGGCCGCGGCGGTGGCTCGCAGCCTGGGGCTGACATACCTCTTTGATATACGCGGCTACTGGGTGGATGAGCGCCTGGAGCAGGGGCGCTGGTTTGATGGCGCGCTGCGCCTGAAACTGGCGCGGATCTGGGAGCGGGACCTCTACCAGAAGAGCGCGGCGGTGGTGAGCCTGACTGTGCAGGCCGCCGAGGAGATCAAGCGGGGAAGATTTGGGCCATGGCCTGAGGATCGGGAGGTGGAGGTGATCCCGACCTGTGTGGACTATGGCGAGTTTGGCCTGGGGGGGCCAGGCGACGCCGGGGTGGTGCCGGCGCCGGTGCGTGAGCGATTGCGCGGGGCGCTGGTCGTGGGCATGGTCGGGGCGATCAGTCAGGCGTACTGCGTGGAGGCCAGTGTGCGGCTCTTTGAGCAGGTGCTGGCGCGTCGCCCCGAGGCTCATCTGCTGTGTCTGACACGGCAGGCCCCGGCGTTGCTGGCAATTCTGGAGAAGGCGCGGCTGGATCCGTCGCGCTACACGATCACCAGTGCGCGCCATGATGAGATGGCCAGCTGGCTTTCGTTGATGGACTGGGGGTTGTTGTTGCGCAAGGAGGAGCCCTCGCACCGGGCGGCGATGCCCACCAAGCTGGCGGAGTTTTTCGCCAGCGGGGTGCGCCCGGTCCAGTGGGGGTGCAACCGGGAGGTGCGTCGCTGGGTGGAGCGGGCCCAGAGCGGGGTGGTGCTTGAGGATCTGAGCGAGGCGGAGCTGCGCCGGGCCGCCGACGTGATCGCCGCCTCGGAGCGCTGCATGCACACCGCGCTTAAGGCGCGCTGGATGACCCAGGCGCATTTCGACTTAAACGAGGGTGTCAGGCGTTACGCCAGGCTCTACGAGCGGCTTGTGGGGGAGCGTGAGCAGCTCCGGGTGCTTTTTTTGACCGAGGGCAAGACCGTGCCGGCCTCGCGCTACCGGGTCGAGCAGCTGATCCCGCATCTGGAGGCGCGGGGCATCCGCTGTGAGGTACGTGCGGCGTACGGGGAGGGGTATAACCGGCTGGGCGACGGCGGGGCGGCGCGGGTGATCAAGCTGGCGCAGAGTTTAAAGCGGGTGCCCTGGGCGCTCTCGGCGGCGGAGTATGATGTGGTGTTTTTGCAGCGTCTGGCGTTGCCATTCAGCGGGGCGCCGGAGGCGCTGGCCGCGGCGCGCAATCCGAGGGCGATCTTTGATGTGGATGACGCGATCTTTCGGGGACCGGACGGGGGCGAAGATCCGCGGGGAGCGCGGGCCTTTGAGCAGGCCTGTCGCTCGGTGGCGCATGTGATCTGCGGCAATGAGTATATCGGGGCCCATGTGCCGGCCGGAGTGCCCACGTCGGTGATTCCCACGGTGGTCGATACGCAGCGTTTTCGACCGCCGGCGCATCGTCCCCGCGGTCCGGTGGTGGTGGGTTGGATGGGGACGCGCTCGAATTTTAAGAGCCTGGAGTTGGCCGCGCCTCTCTTAAAGCGGCTGGTCGAGGAGCGCGAGGATGTGGTGGTGCGCCTGATCTCCAACGGGGAGTTTTTGCCACTCAAGGGGGTTGAGCGGGTGGAGCAACGGCCCTGGTCGGCACAGCGGGAGGTGGCCGAGCTTCAGGGGTTTGATGTGGGCATTATGCCGCTTCCGGAAAACGCGGTCACACGGGGCAAATGCGGCTTTAAGCTCTTGCTCTATATGGCCTGCGGAGTGCCGGTGGTGGCCTCGGCGGTGGGGGCGAATCGCACGATCCTGGAGGGAAGCCGCGCCGGGGTGCTGGCCGAGACGATGCGAGATTTTGAGACGGGATTGCGCGAACTGATCGACTCCTCTCAGCTGCGCGTGCGCATGGGGAGGCGAGGGCGCCGCCGAGTCGAAGAGCAGTATTCGGTGGAGGCGGTCATTGAGCGTTATGTGGCGATTTTTCAGGAGGTGGCCGGTCTGGAGGTATCGAGTGAGGCGGCCGGCGCATGGCTGCGGGCCGCCGGCGGGTGA
- the rfbB gene encoding dTDP-glucose 4,6-dehydratase has translation MNANHLLVTGGAGFIGANLVRYLRREHPQTRVSVVDKLTYAGNRRYLEELIARHEVPLIVADIADREAMEGLFARSDFDGVIHLAAESHVDRSIRGPADFVQTNVVGSFVLLESARRAWEERGIRGRFLHVSTDEVYGSLGPRGAFSERTPYDPSSPYSATKASSDHLARAYHRTYGMDVVITNCSNNFGPFQYPEKLIPVIIRRLRDGQEVPVYGDGRHVRDWLFVEDHCRALSMAFAQGESGRSYNVGAHNEWTNLDLVYALGDLVDRRMGRPAGTARQMVSFVQDRPGHDRRYAIDATRIRSELGWEPRWSFEEALAHTVDWYLRHMERIWPGGGGLSAGRRV, from the coding sequence ATGAATGCGAACCACCTGTTGGTGACGGGAGGGGCGGGCTTTATCGGCGCGAACCTGGTGCGCTATCTGCGCCGGGAGCATCCGCAGACGCGGGTGAGCGTAGTCGATAAGCTGACCTACGCCGGCAACCGGCGCTACCTTGAGGAGCTCATTGCTCGACACGAGGTGCCGCTGATCGTCGCCGACATCGCCGACCGGGAGGCCATGGAGGGTCTCTTTGCCCGGTCGGACTTTGACGGGGTGATTCATCTGGCGGCGGAGTCGCACGTGGATCGCTCGATTCGGGGGCCGGCTGATTTTGTGCAGACCAATGTGGTGGGCTCCTTTGTGCTCCTGGAGAGCGCCCGGCGGGCCTGGGAGGAGCGAGGCATCAGGGGGCGCTTTCTGCATGTATCGACCGACGAGGTGTACGGAAGCCTCGGGCCCAGGGGGGCATTCAGCGAGCGCACTCCCTACGATCCCAGCAGTCCCTATTCGGCCACCAAGGCGTCGAGCGATCATCTGGCGCGAGCCTACCATCGCACCTACGGGATGGATGTCGTGATCACCAACTGCTCCAACAACTTCGGGCCTTTCCAGTACCCGGAGAAGTTGATCCCGGTGATCATTCGTCGGCTGCGCGATGGCCAGGAGGTGCCGGTTTACGGCGATGGACGTCATGTGCGGGACTGGCTTTTTGTCGAAGATCATTGCCGGGCGTTGAGCATGGCATTTGCTCAGGGAGAGTCCGGGCGAAGTTATAACGTGGGCGCGCATAATGAGTGGACGAACCTCGATCTGGTGTATGCGCTCGGCGATCTCGTCGATCGGCGTATGGGGCGTCCGGCGGGAACGGCACGGCAGATGGTGAGTTTTGTGCAGGATCGCCCCGGCCACGATCGGCGCTACGCGATCGACGCCACCCGTATCCGCAGCGAGTTGGGCTGGGAGCCGCGCTGGAGCTTTGAAGAGGCGCTCGCTCACACCGTGGACTGGTATCTGCGCCATATGGAGAGGATCTGGCCCGGGGGAGGGGGATTGTCAGCGGGCAGGCGCGTTTAA
- a CDS encoding sugar phosphate nucleotidyltransferase, which yields MRGVVLAGGTGSRLFPLTKVTNKHLLPVGRQPMLVHPIFKLREAGITQVLIVTGTEHMGDVVGLLGSGRDFGCQFTYRVQDEAGGIAQALSLAENFAGGEPVCVVLGDNIFEDSIADEARRYREQGGGARILLKEVPDPERYGVARVEGDRVVEILEKPQRPPGNLAVTGVYFFDGEVYDIIRGQRPSARGEYEITDVNNAYIEREALSWGRLRGWWTDAGTFASYHQANSWVMAADRERL from the coding sequence ATGAGGGGAGTGGTTCTTGCGGGAGGGACGGGAAGCCGTCTCTTTCCGCTGACAAAAGTCACCAACAAACATCTCTTGCCGGTGGGGCGCCAGCCGATGCTGGTGCACCCGATCTTCAAGCTACGGGAAGCTGGCATCACGCAGGTGCTCATTGTCACGGGTACCGAACATATGGGCGATGTGGTGGGGCTTCTGGGGAGCGGCCGCGACTTTGGCTGCCAGTTTACCTACCGGGTTCAGGACGAGGCCGGAGGCATCGCCCAGGCGCTCTCCCTGGCCGAGAACTTTGCCGGCGGTGAGCCTGTCTGTGTGGTGCTGGGCGACAACATCTTTGAGGACAGCATCGCCGATGAGGCCAGGCGTTATCGTGAGCAGGGGGGCGGGGCGAGGATCTTGCTCAAAGAGGTGCCCGACCCGGAGCGCTACGGGGTGGCCCGTGTGGAGGGCGATCGCGTGGTGGAGATCCTGGAGAAGCCCCAGCGCCCGCCCGGCAATCTGGCCGTCACCGGGGTGTATTTCTTCGACGGGGAGGTCTACGACATCATCCGGGGGCAGCGCCCTTCGGCCCGCGGAGAGTATGAGATCACCGATGTGAATAACGCCTACATTGAGCGCGAGGCGCTGAGCTGGGGGCGGCTGCGAGGCTGGTGGACCGACGCTGGAACCTTTGCTTCGTACCATCAGGCCAACAGCTGGGTGATGGCCGCTGACCGGGAGCGCTTATGA
- a CDS encoding dTDP-4-dehydrorhamnose 3,5-epimerase family protein produces MSRQDDQESLSKIVGVVVRPLSRHRDGRGWLTELWRHDQLPREFWPAMTYLSQTEAGVARGPHEHVDQADYFCFMGPGTFRLHLWDNRVQSTSYERYESFELGEELPAAVIIPPGVVHAYQNISRGPGWVINCPNRLYRGEGYAEEVDEIRHEDDPQSPFQLGRAR; encoded by the coding sequence ATGAGCCGTCAGGATGATCAGGAATCTCTCTCGAAGATCGTCGGTGTGGTGGTGCGACCGCTGAGCCGCCACCGCGATGGGCGGGGATGGCTGACCGAGCTCTGGCGTCATGATCAGCTTCCTCGCGAGTTCTGGCCGGCGATGACCTACCTCTCTCAGACCGAGGCCGGCGTGGCGCGGGGGCCTCATGAGCACGTCGACCAGGCCGACTACTTCTGTTTTATGGGACCGGGGACCTTCCGACTGCACCTGTGGGATAACCGCGTGCAATCCACAAGCTATGAGCGCTACGAGTCGTTTGAGCTTGGGGAGGAGCTTCCCGCCGCGGTGATCATTCCGCCGGGGGTGGTGCATGCCTATCAAAATATCAGCCGTGGACCGGGCTGGGTGATCAATTGTCCTAACCGGCTCTACCGCGGCGAAGGGTACGCTGAAGAGGTCGATGAGATTCGTCATGAGGACGATCCTCAATCCCCTTTTCAGCTCGGGAGAGCGCGCTAG
- a CDS encoding polysaccharide deacetylase family protein, with product MRAARFVISLDLELYWGVRDHRRLEDYRVALLGVRRAVPAMLKLFEDYGVMATWATVGMLFCEHRDELLASLPRRIPAYRDASLSPYPHIASIGKDEVEDPFHYGLSLIRLIEASPGQEIASHTFSHYYCCEPGQDAEDFEADLEAAVAVAARRGMRLTSLVFPRNQVRRSYLDICRNLGLEVYRGNPPGWLYQAHARARNTGVRRAARLLDSLTPLTGARCISAVSPLVRQPVNVAATRFLRPLATRSPWLARRQRARICREIDEAVRCGGVYHLWWHPHNFGVGLEAHLSELQYILDHMARWREAGRMVTATMADVARQGLGYQEGPWVSPAL from the coding sequence ATGCGGGCTGCGCGCTTTGTGATCTCGCTGGATCTGGAGCTTTACTGGGGCGTTCGCGATCACCGCCGTCTGGAAGATTATCGCGTGGCGCTTCTGGGGGTGCGTCGGGCGGTCCCGGCGATGCTCAAACTCTTTGAGGACTACGGGGTGATGGCCACCTGGGCCACTGTGGGCATGCTCTTCTGCGAGCATCGCGACGAGCTGCTCGCCAGCCTCCCCCGACGCATCCCGGCTTACCGAGACGCCTCGCTCTCGCCCTACCCGCATATTGCCTCCATTGGCAAAGACGAGGTCGAAGATCCCTTTCACTACGGGCTCTCCTTGATTCGTCTGATCGAAGCGAGTCCCGGGCAGGAGATCGCCTCGCATACCTTCTCGCACTACTACTGCTGTGAGCCCGGGCAGGATGCTGAGGACTTTGAGGCCGACCTGGAAGCGGCGGTGGCCGTGGCTGCCAGGCGTGGGATGCGCTTGACCAGCCTGGTGTTTCCGAGAAATCAGGTGCGGCGAAGTTACCTGGATATCTGCCGAAACCTGGGGCTGGAGGTCTACCGGGGAAATCCTCCCGGGTGGCTTTATCAGGCGCACGCCCGCGCCCGAAATACCGGGGTGCGCCGGGCCGCGCGTCTGCTCGATAGCCTCACGCCCCTGACCGGGGCGCGCTGCATCTCGGCGGTCTCTCCGCTGGTGCGTCAGCCGGTGAATGTGGCCGCAACGCGCTTTTTGCGGCCGCTGGCCACGCGAAGTCCCTGGCTTGCACGCCGGCAGCGCGCGCGCATCTGCCGGGAGATCGATGAAGCAGTGCGATGCGGAGGCGTCTATCACCTCTGGTGGCATCCCCATAACTTCGGGGTGGGTCTGGAGGCCCATCTCTCGGAACTTCAGTACATTCTTGACCACATGGCGCGTTGGCGCGAGGCCGGGCGTATGGTCACCGCGACCATGGCCGACGTGGCGCGCCAGGGCCTGGGCTATCAGGAGGGACCATGGGTAAGCCCCGCGTTGTGA
- a CDS encoding formyl transferase → MGKPRVVMLAGPGDVTPMLYHELSARFEALPVIMESPMSRVDFLRRRARRMGWLKVGHQSLFQAAVAPALRRRGRRRIEELLRSHELRRDPIPQAQLIAVPSVNSEEARAALRELEPEVVVISATRIVSKATLGCVEAPFINLHTGITPYYRGVHGGYWALHQGEPERFGVTVHLVDAGIDTGAILAQRVIEPSSEDNFATYPYLQFAHGVPMVGGAVEGVLSGEQPRWRAPAVSGGLWSHPTVLSYLRGRRRGVR, encoded by the coding sequence ATGGGTAAGCCCCGCGTTGTGATGTTGGCCGGTCCGGGCGATGTGACGCCGATGCTCTACCACGAACTGAGCGCGCGTTTTGAAGCCCTGCCCGTCATCATGGAAAGCCCGATGTCACGGGTCGACTTTTTGCGTCGTCGTGCGCGCCGGATGGGATGGCTGAAAGTCGGCCACCAGAGCCTCTTTCAGGCCGCGGTAGCTCCTGCTTTGAGACGCCGTGGTCGCCGGCGCATCGAGGAGCTCTTGCGTTCCCACGAACTGCGCCGAGATCCGATTCCACAAGCTCAGCTCATCGCCGTGCCTTCGGTGAACTCCGAGGAGGCCCGCGCCGCGTTGCGTGAGCTTGAGCCCGAGGTGGTGGTGATCAGCGCCACACGCATCGTCAGCAAAGCGACGCTGGGCTGTGTCGAGGCGCCCTTTATCAACCTTCACACCGGTATCACACCCTATTATCGCGGGGTCCACGGAGGGTACTGGGCGCTGCATCAGGGCGAGCCTGAGCGCTTCGGGGTGACGGTCCACCTGGTGGATGCGGGCATTGATACCGGGGCGATTCTGGCGCAGCGGGTGATCGAGCCTTCGAGTGAAGACAACTTCGCGACCTACCCCTATCTGCAGTTCGCCCACGGGGTGCCCATGGTCGGGGGGGCAGTTGAGGGGGTGCTTAGCGGGGAGCAGCCGCGCTGGCGCGCGCCTGCTGTGAGCGGCGGGCTGTGGTCGCACCCCACGGTGCTCTCGTATCTGCGTGGCCGCCGACGCGGCGTGCGCTGA
- a CDS encoding NAD-dependent epimerase: MKILVTGAAGFIGSHLATRLLARGDSVVGVDNINDYYDPNLKLARLERLQTNPNFSFEKLELADRQGVAALFKAHDFDRVVHLAAQAGVRYSLENPHAYIDSNIVAFTNILEGCRHQQTPHLVYASSSSVYGANTSLPFSIHDNIDHPVSLYAATKKANELMAHTYSHLYGLPTTGLRFFTVYGPWGRPDMALFLFTDAILKGRPIKVFNKGDMQRDFTYIDDIIEGVVRVTDRVAEPNASWSGDEPDPGTSAAPYRIYNIGNNNPVQLMDMIGALEDCLGQEAQKEFLPMQPGDVQATYADVEDLINDVGFKPDTPIEEGIANFVAWYREYYGR; the protein is encoded by the coding sequence ATGAAGATCCTGGTCACCGGCGCTGCCGGATTCATCGGCTCCCACCTCGCCACGCGCCTGCTCGCGCGCGGCGACTCTGTGGTCGGCGTCGACAACATCAACGATTATTACGATCCCAACCTCAAGCTGGCGCGCCTGGAGCGGCTGCAGACCAACCCGAACTTCAGCTTCGAGAAACTTGAGCTGGCTGATCGTCAGGGCGTCGCCGCCCTCTTTAAAGCCCATGACTTCGACCGGGTGGTGCACCTGGCCGCCCAGGCCGGTGTGCGCTACTCGCTGGAGAACCCGCACGCCTACATCGACTCCAATATCGTGGCGTTCACCAACATCCTGGAGGGTTGTCGGCATCAGCAAACCCCGCACCTGGTCTACGCCTCGTCGAGCTCAGTCTACGGCGCCAACACCTCCTTGCCCTTCTCCATTCACGATAATATCGACCACCCGGTCAGCCTCTACGCAGCCACCAAAAAAGCCAACGAGCTGATGGCCCATACCTACAGCCACCTCTACGGGCTGCCGACCACCGGGCTGCGCTTCTTCACGGTCTACGGCCCCTGGGGCCGACCCGATATGGCGCTCTTTCTCTTTACCGACGCCATCCTCAAAGGCCGCCCCATCAAGGTCTTCAACAAGGGTGATATGCAACGCGACTTCACCTACATCGATGACATCATCGAAGGCGTGGTGCGCGTGACCGACCGTGTTGCCGAACCCAACGCCAGCTGGTCGGGCGATGAACCCGACCCGGGCACCAGCGCCGCGCCCTACCGCATCTACAACATCGGCAACAACAACCCGGTGCAGCTCATGGACATGATCGGGGCGCTGGAGGACTGCCTGGGGCAAGAAGCTCAAAAAGAATTCTTACCCATGCAACCCGGCGATGTTCAGGCCACCTACGCCGACGTCGAAGACCTCATCAACGACGTGGGCTTCAAGCCCGACACCCCCATCGAAGAGGGTATCGCCAACTTTGTCGCCTGGTACCGCGAGTACTACGGACGCTGA